Proteins encoded in a region of the Homo sapiens chromosome 9, GRCh38.p14 Primary Assembly genome:
- the DOLPP1 gene encoding dolichyldiphosphatase 1 isoform a (isoform a is encoded by transcript variant 1), with protein MAADGQCSLPASWRPVTLTHVEYPAGDLSGHLLAYLSLSPVFVIVGFVTLIIFKRELHTISFLGGLALNEGVNWLIKNVIQEPRPCGGPHTAVGTKYGMPSSHSQFMWFFSVYSFLFLYLRMHQTNNARFLDLLWRHVLSLGLLAVAFLVSYSRVYLLYHTWSQVLYGGIAGGLMAIAWFIFTQEVLTPLFPRIAAWPVSEFFLIRDTSLIPNVLWFEYTVTRAEARNRQRKLGTKLQ; from the exons ATGGCAGCGGACGGACAGTGCTCGCTCCCCGCTTCATGGCGGCCGGTGACCCTCACCCACGTCGAATATCCTGCAG GTGATCTCTCTGGCCACCTCCTTGCCTACCTGAGCCTCAGCCCTGTATTTGTCATCGTCGGTTTCGTGACCCTCATCATATTTAAGCGGGAGCTGCACACG ATCTCCTTCCTTGGGGGCCTGGCACTGAACGAGGGGGTCAACTGGCTGATCAAAAACGTCATCCAGGAGCCACGGCCCTGTGGAG gccCCCACACAGCAGTGGGCACCAAGTACGGGATGCCCTCCAGCCATTCCCAGTTTATGTGGTTCTTCTCCGTCTATTCCTTCCTTTTCCTGTATTTAAG AATGCACCAAACAAACAACGCCAGGTTCCTGGACTTGCTGTGGAGGCACGTGCTCTCCCTGGGACTCCTCGCTGTGGCCTTCCTAGTCTCCTACAGCAG GGTCTACCTGCTGTACCACACCTGGAGCCAGGTGCTCTATGGAGGCATCGCTGGAGGCCTCATGGCCATCGCCTGGTTCATCTTCACCCAGGAGGTCCTCACCCCGCTGTTCCCCAGGATAGCAGCCTG GCCTGTCTCCGAGTTCTTCCTAATCCGAGACACAAGCCTCATTCCCAACGTACTCTGGTTTGAGTACACGGTAACCCGGGCAGAAGCCAG
- the DOLPP1 gene encoding dolichyldiphosphatase 1 isoform b (isoform b is encoded by transcript variant 2): MAADGQCSLPASWRPVTLTHVEYPAGDLSGHLLAYLSLSPVFVIVGFVTLIIFKRELHTISFLGGLALNEGVNWLIKNVIQEPRPCGGPHTAVGTKYGMPSSHSQFMWFFSVYSFLFLYLRMHQTNNARFLDLLWRHVLSLGLLAVAFLVSYSRPVSEFFLIRDTSLIPNVLWFEYTVTRAEARNRQRKLGTKLQ; encoded by the exons ATGGCAGCGGACGGACAGTGCTCGCTCCCCGCTTCATGGCGGCCGGTGACCCTCACCCACGTCGAATATCCTGCAG GTGATCTCTCTGGCCACCTCCTTGCCTACCTGAGCCTCAGCCCTGTATTTGTCATCGTCGGTTTCGTGACCCTCATCATATTTAAGCGGGAGCTGCACACG ATCTCCTTCCTTGGGGGCCTGGCACTGAACGAGGGGGTCAACTGGCTGATCAAAAACGTCATCCAGGAGCCACGGCCCTGTGGAG gccCCCACACAGCAGTGGGCACCAAGTACGGGATGCCCTCCAGCCATTCCCAGTTTATGTGGTTCTTCTCCGTCTATTCCTTCCTTTTCCTGTATTTAAG AATGCACCAAACAAACAACGCCAGGTTCCTGGACTTGCTGTGGAGGCACGTGCTCTCCCTGGGACTCCTCGCTGTGGCCTTCCTAGTCTCCTACAGCAG GCCTGTCTCCGAGTTCTTCCTAATCCGAGACACAAGCCTCATTCCCAACGTACTCTGGTTTGAGTACACGGTAACCCGGGCAGAAGCCAG